The Candidatus Parvarchaeota archaeon genomic sequence TGCTAAACCAGCACCTGGGAGGGAATCTTAGTGTAACGCAGGCTGTTGAGAAGGACGGGGAGACGGACACCTACATTATTGCAGTTGCAACCCCGGTTGACAAGGAAAAAAAGCCCGTGATGGATTATGTCAGGCGCGCAACCGAGGATGTTGCGGGAAGGCTGAAAGCAGGCGACCTTGTAATACTTCGCTCCACTGTGCCTGTTGGCACTACAAACGGCATTGTCAGGCAGATAATTCTAGAGAAGACGGGGCTTGTTGCAGGAAAAGACGTCCATCTGGTGTTTGCGCCAGAGCGCACAATAGAGGGAAAAGCGCTAGAGGAGCTTCGCTACCTGCCCCAGATAATAGGGGGGACTGGGGAGGAGGCAGTTGGCCTTGCGGCAAACATATTCAACAGGGTGACAAACACGATTGTCCGAGTCTCCTCAATAGAGGCGGCCGAGATTGTAAAGCAGCTTGACAACATTTACAGGGATGTCAACATTGCCCTTGGAAATGAAATCGGGCTTGCCTGCGAGAAGCTTGGGCTAAATGCGCATGAGATAATCAGGGCAGCCAACATGAACTACAAGAGAAACAACCTAATGGTTCCAGGCGCCGGGGTTGGCGGGGCTTGCCTGACAAAAGACCCGTATATATTCCTAAGCCAGCTGCCGCATGCCCACCCAAACTCCATAATCCTTAACTCGCGGAAAATCAATGAGTCAATGCCTCTGCACGTGTTAAGCCTTGCAAAAGAGGCGCTAAGCGCAAATGGTGTTGACATTAAAGGCGCAAGGGTAGCGGTGCTTGGAATTGCATTCAAGGGAAGGCCCGAAACTTCGGACGTGCGCTTTTCGCCCACAGAGGACCTTGTAATGCAGCTAAAGGGTCTTGGGGCCGATGTTGTCGGGATGGACCATGTGGCAAAGCCGGAAGAATTTGCCGGGATTGCAAGGCCGGTTGGCACCTACAATGAAGCCTTTGATG encodes the following:
- a CDS encoding nucleotide sugar dehydrogenase, with amino-acid sequence MRTFSLHNAGRFLLKKLSSANTIRLRAGYTRNLKYGARKLRGALLCNQIDLWLDRHPGKLRQKSGGMMKRICVIGMGYVGLTLAVTLADVGFKVNGVEINEKTARRLQAGKPHFHEPELEFLLNQHLGGNLSVTQAVEKDGETDTYIIAVATPVDKEKKPVMDYVRRATEDVAGRLKAGDLVILRSTVPVGTTNGIVRQIILEKTGLVAGKDVHLVFAPERTIEGKALEELRYLPQIIGGTGEEAVGLAANIFNRVTNTIVRVSSIEAAEIVKQLDNIYRDVNIALGNEIGLACEKLGLNAHEIIRAANMNYKRNNLMVPGAGVGGACLTKDPYIFLSQLPHAHPNSIILNSRKINESMPLHVLSLAKEALSANGVDIKGARVAVLGIAFKGRPETSDVRFSPTEDLVMQLKGLGADVVGMDHVAKPEEFAGIARPVGTYNEAFDGADCIIIMNNHPRWKEIDLRKYAGAMKKKVAVVDGWNMLNPAAVKSLGFVYRGVGVE